A window of the Caldalkalibacillus salinus genome harbors these coding sequences:
- a CDS encoding amino acid permease: protein MSKQKRSKQLPWWHLVILGIAFTTGTGFFLGSSIAIQKSGFLVLGLFLLAAFGTFFVFDALAKMIANDSQKGSFRTYSKKAFGHWAGFSHGWLYWISEILILGSQLTAIGLFAQFWFPDIPLWVFASIFATLGVGIVLLGTKGFETMEDLLAVIKVAAIIMFIGVGSLTLFGVIGQDPPHMHTPDHYFSQGVMGMWTGLIFVFFAFAGIEVMGIMAAQLENPKDAPKAGRIMVMIVTVLFLASISLALLLAPLDSFSAQESPFVTALKDIKFTSIVYIFNGVLIIAGFSSLVASLYAVTSMMYTIAKDGDAPKFFAQKGKRNIPYQSLGLTVVGMIISIIAALLLPKKVYEYITTAGGLMLIFSWLFILMAARKLLKLTTWDHIKSITAIILILLTITGTMFDASTRPGLFVSLVFIILVGIVTLIMRKKWSPRHENEDHLNWQRWKP from the coding sequence ATGAGTAAACAAAAGCGTTCAAAACAACTACCCTGGTGGCACTTGGTTATCTTAGGGATCGCCTTCACAACGGGAACGGGTTTTTTCTTAGGGTCTAGCATCGCGATTCAGAAAAGTGGCTTTTTGGTCTTAGGCCTTTTCTTACTGGCCGCTTTTGGTACTTTTTTTGTGTTTGACGCTTTAGCGAAAATGATAGCCAACGATTCACAGAAGGGATCATTTAGAACTTACTCTAAAAAAGCGTTTGGCCATTGGGCTGGATTTAGTCACGGCTGGCTATACTGGATTTCTGAAATATTAATCTTAGGCAGTCAGTTAACCGCCATCGGTTTATTTGCCCAATTTTGGTTCCCGGATATTCCCTTGTGGGTGTTTGCCAGTATCTTTGCCACACTGGGTGTGGGTATTGTCTTATTAGGAACCAAAGGCTTTGAAACGATGGAAGACTTATTGGCTGTTATTAAGGTGGCTGCCATTATCATGTTTATCGGCGTCGGCTCCTTAACCTTGTTTGGTGTGATCGGTCAGGACCCCCCTCACATGCATACGCCAGACCACTATTTTTCTCAAGGAGTTATGGGCATGTGGACAGGGCTCATTTTTGTTTTTTTCGCTTTCGCCGGAATAGAAGTGATGGGGATCATGGCTGCACAATTAGAAAACCCAAAAGATGCCCCGAAAGCGGGTAGAATCATGGTCATGATTGTGACCGTATTATTTTTGGCTTCTATCAGTTTAGCGCTGCTATTAGCACCCCTTGACAGTTTCAGTGCCCAGGAAAGTCCATTTGTCACTGCGCTAAAAGATATTAAGTTTACGAGTATCGTGTATATCTTTAACGGTGTCCTCATTATTGCCGGTTTTTCTAGTCTTGTCGCTTCTTTATATGCTGTCACCTCGATGATGTATACCATCGCAAAGGATGGGGATGCGCCCAAATTCTTTGCCCAAAAAGGAAAAAGAAATATCCCTTACCAATCGCTAGGACTGACTGTGGTCGGCATGATCATCTCTATTATTGCCGCTCTTTTACTGCCTAAGAAAGTGTATGAATACATCACAACGGCAGGCGGACTGATGCTGATCTTTTCTTGGTTATTCATTCTCATGGCAGCACGGAAGTTACTTAAACTGACAACGTGGGATCACATTAAGTCCATCACTGCTATTATATTAATTCTTTTAACCATAACGGGGACGATGTTTGACGCATCGACGAGACCCGGCCTCTTCGTGAGTCTTGTCTTTATTATTTTAGTGGGCATCGTCACGCTTATCATGAGAAAGAAATGGTCGCCCCGTCACGAGAACGAAGACCATTTGAATTGGCAACGATGGAAGCCTTGA
- a CDS encoding helix-turn-helix transcriptional regulator: MRPITFHDLTHICQLAQSAIGVPLMIVAQDKTVLASYAEIEIPHPFSKSSHTSQLECFELESDVADTLVLQKNASLEQFISVQVTLSDGQNVCIIVGPCISYKLNRDALVSLLHDIGQSYDQPQFEMIQQYYDQLAVVDKPRLVKIGLMLYYMVYGKHLDVEDVVQKNTDVQFSDQVELNPDLTLSRKRQELSFHHHVLHEKNVLQCIKEGRKKELLKLTNQAPEGEFGLLSKKSYLRHTKNLSICAIALATRAAMEGGVHQEVAYTVSDLYIQAIEELQDVNDVQHIMTKGLAEFAERVQHDKSNRYSKPVKMCHEYIDQFLYEKISLNELAQHVNLNPSYLSQLFQRETGVTISVYIQQERVKEAQKLLRLTNQSLADICTWLQFHDQSYFTKVFKKYTGDTPRRYKNKYSII, from the coding sequence ATGCGTCCGATCACATTTCACGACCTGACACATATATGTCAACTTGCCCAAAGTGCGATTGGGGTTCCTCTCATGATTGTAGCTCAGGATAAGACTGTACTTGCCTCTTATGCCGAAATAGAGATACCGCATCCTTTTTCCAAATCATCTCATACCTCACAACTCGAATGCTTTGAACTTGAATCTGATGTTGCAGACACCTTAGTCCTGCAAAAAAATGCCTCATTAGAGCAGTTTATTTCTGTTCAAGTGACCTTATCAGACGGACAAAATGTCTGTATTATTGTGGGACCTTGTATCTCTTACAAATTGAACCGTGACGCGCTTGTCAGTCTGCTCCATGATATTGGACAGTCGTATGATCAACCTCAATTCGAGATGATACAGCAGTATTATGATCAACTTGCCGTTGTAGATAAACCCAGATTAGTGAAAATAGGGCTCATGCTTTATTATATGGTCTATGGGAAGCACCTTGACGTTGAAGACGTGGTTCAGAAAAATACAGATGTACAATTTTCAGATCAGGTTGAGCTTAACCCAGATCTCACTTTAAGTAGGAAAAGACAAGAGCTCTCTTTTCACCATCACGTTTTACACGAAAAAAACGTCCTACAGTGCATTAAAGAAGGACGTAAGAAAGAGTTACTCAAACTAACCAATCAAGCGCCAGAAGGCGAGTTTGGGCTCTTATCTAAAAAGAGTTATTTACGACATACGAAAAACCTTAGTATCTGTGCTATCGCATTGGCCACAAGGGCAGCTATGGAAGGGGGGGTACATCAAGAAGTGGCTTACACAGTGAGTGACCTATATATACAGGCGATAGAGGAATTACAGGACGTTAACGACGTACAACATATAATGACGAAAGGATTAGCAGAGTTTGCTGAACGTGTACAACATGATAAATCTAATCGGTATTCAAAACCGGTTAAGATGTGTCATGAATATATTGATCAGTTCTTATATGAGAAGATATCCCTAAACGAACTAGCACAGCACGTCAATCTTAACCCGAGCTATTTATCACAATTGTTTCAACGTGAGACAGGTGTGACTATTAGCGTTTATATACAACAGGAGCGAGTAAAAGAAGCCCAAAAGCTACTACGGTTGACGAATCAGTCACTCGCAGACATCTGTACTTGGCTACAATTTCATGATCAGAGTTATTTCACGAAAGTGTTTAAGAAATACACAGGTGACACCCCAAGACGGTATAAAAACAAGTATTCCATCATTTAA
- a CDS encoding rhamnogalacturonan acetylesterase, translating into MRKAVLMFLTAIVLMVPMTADMIGSSTLVSAKTYPTSFKFDFGHGEVEENYIGVRASDAYDRSKGYGFQTPQYIENVHASGEGVGSDAVEFIRYGTDSTNTFNVDLKNGLYEVQVTLGDTSRASVAAEGVYQIMNMTGNQVTDSFLVPIKDGQLNLLITAGKEGTPFTLSALEIEKLSHSVVMPRTVWIGGDSTVANYYPKDSDELVGWGQVFHQFVDEDLFTVRNMATSGQVAKGFLEDGQMEAILKYIKPGDYFIFEMGINDEKAYSEEMFYQYMKEIVQSAKAKGATVVLVAPQGRAIDWDVDESGPVHDAKDKWYRPTTMSLAEEEGVGFVDLNVLSSHYFTSIGPAETQLLYRTGDYMHFNRQGATVLAELVAEDLQRQGHEGFGD; encoded by the coding sequence ATGAGGAAAGCTGTATTAATGTTTTTAACAGCCATTGTATTAATGGTCCCTATGACAGCTGATATGATTGGTAGCTCAACATTGGTATCTGCGAAAACGTACCCTACCTCATTCAAATTCGACTTTGGTCATGGGGAGGTAGAGGAAAACTATATCGGGGTCCGTGCTTCTGATGCCTATGATCGATCAAAAGGATACGGTTTCCAAACACCACAGTATATAGAAAATGTTCACGCATCAGGTGAGGGGGTTGGCAGTGATGCGGTTGAGTTTATCAGGTACGGAACAGATAGTACAAATACATTTAATGTAGACTTGAAAAATGGGTTATATGAGGTTCAGGTTACCTTAGGTGATACTTCACGTGCCAGTGTTGCAGCAGAAGGTGTTTACCAGATCATGAATATGACCGGTAATCAAGTGACAGATTCTTTCCTTGTCCCTATAAAAGATGGCCAATTGAACCTACTCATAACCGCCGGAAAAGAGGGAACCCCTTTCACTTTGTCAGCCCTTGAGATAGAAAAATTGTCTCATAGCGTTGTCATGCCTAGAACGGTATGGATTGGGGGAGATTCTACCGTTGCCAACTATTATCCCAAAGACAGCGATGAGCTTGTTGGATGGGGACAGGTTTTTCACCAATTTGTAGATGAAGATTTATTTACCGTACGAAATATGGCTACCTCCGGTCAGGTGGCCAAAGGTTTCCTAGAAGACGGTCAAATGGAGGCTATCCTTAAGTACATCAAACCGGGTGATTACTTTATATTTGAAATGGGGATTAATGACGAGAAAGCATACTCCGAAGAGATGTTTTATCAATATATGAAAGAGATTGTACAGTCTGCAAAAGCAAAGGGCGCAACGGTTGTTCTAGTGGCGCCTCAAGGAAGAGCGATTGATTGGGATGTGGATGAAAGTGGTCCGGTACATGACGCCAAAGACAAATGGTACCGCCCGACAACCATGAGCTTAGCAGAGGAGGAAGGAGTGGGCTTTGTTGATCTTAATGTCTTAAGCTCTCACTACTTTACCTCAATTGGACCAGCCGAAACCCAATTACTCTACCGCACGGGAGATTATATGCACTTTAATCGTCAAGGTGCAACGGTTTTAGCAGAGCTAGTAGCAGAAGACTTACAGCGTCAAGGCCATGAAGGTTTTGGAGACTGA
- a CDS encoding LysE family transporter: protein MGNFISYVLLGLSLAAPIGPINAAQLDRGLKSGFFSAWLIGLGSVVADILLMCTVYLGMVHIIEIPFVKAFLWLFGFFVLVYTGIESIVSAIQLGTDLRSSQESRIKTFFTGFFMALSNPLSVLFWLGIYGSILANTAKNTATDQLILYSCAIIIGLLLWDVTMAAVSSFFRKVLTTRVLKTISVLSGLSLVGFGIYFGIQAIILIF from the coding sequence TTGGGCAACTTTATAAGCTATGTGCTGCTAGGTTTATCACTAGCTGCACCGATCGGACCTATTAATGCTGCACAATTAGATCGTGGATTAAAAAGTGGTTTTTTTAGTGCTTGGTTGATTGGATTAGGCTCAGTCGTTGCTGATATCCTTTTGATGTGTACAGTTTATTTAGGGATGGTTCATATTATAGAAATTCCCTTTGTTAAAGCGTTTCTATGGCTGTTTGGATTCTTTGTCTTAGTGTATACGGGCATCGAAAGTATTGTTAGTGCTATACAACTAGGGACGGATCTACGTAGCAGCCAGGAATCACGTATCAAGACCTTTTTTACAGGCTTCTTTATGGCGCTATCAAATCCGTTATCCGTATTGTTTTGGCTAGGAATCTATGGCTCTATCTTAGCCAATACGGCCAAAAATACAGCCACCGACCAGCTAATCTTATATAGTTGTGCCATTATCATCGGCTTGCTCCTATGGGATGTAACGATGGCAGCCGTTTCAAGTTTTTTCAGAAAGGTACTCACCACGAGAGTATTAAAAACGATTTCTGTTTTATCTGGTTTATCTCTCGTCGGCTTTGGTATCTACTTCGGGATTCAGGCCATCATTTTAATTTTCTAA
- a CDS encoding glycoside hydrolase family 3 C-terminal domain-containing protein, producing MQQYDIQQLISDMTLEEKASLCSGLDFWHTKGIERLGVPSVTVTDGPHGLRKQREGQDNLGLFDSVPATCFPSAAGMACSWDTALLERVGEALGKECQAEDVAVLLGPGTNIKRSPLCGRNFEYFSEDPYLSSQLASSHIKGVQSQGVGTSLKHFAANNQEHRRMSTDARIDERTLREIYLASFETAVKEAEPWTVMCAYNKVNGEYASENETLLTDILREEWGYEGVVVSDWGAVNERVDALKAGLELEMPANNGIGDQKIINAVQEGTLSESTLDTAVERLLTMIFKAVENQKDTTSFDQEKHHQLAREVAQESMVLLKNENDILPLKKQANVAVIGAFAQQPRYQGGGSSHVNPTKLDNIYDELVKTADPQAAFSFAEGYTLKSDDIEPTRIEEAKKVAAQSDVTVVFAGLPDHYESEGYDRTHLHIPENQRVLIEAITEVQSHIVVVLLNGAPVEMPWLDKVQGVLEGYLGGQALGGAIADLLYGVANPSGKLAETFPETLSHNPSYLNFPGEGDTVDYKEGLFVGYRYYDTKDIKPLFPFGYGLSYTTFEYTNISLSTPEMHSTDELTVSVNIKNTGQQAGKEVVQLYVCDKESTVVRPKKELKAFDKVDLQPGEEKRVTLTLNQRSFAYYDEDLKDWVVESGDFDILVGSSSADIHLTEHVYVHGSKPEQTFTITRNTTIGDLLDHPVYASTMKQTLQDINKKSGMFAAMQDEEEASEMMAAMVKYMPLRGLVAFNSQHFDEQMLNALIDKLTGLEG from the coding sequence ATGCAGCAATACGATATCCAACAACTCATATCCGACATGACATTGGAAGAAAAGGCTAGCTTATGTTCAGGGCTAGATTTCTGGCATACCAAAGGCATAGAAAGATTAGGCGTTCCCTCCGTTACGGTTACTGATGGCCCCCATGGCCTTCGTAAGCAAAGGGAGGGGCAAGACAATTTAGGGTTATTTGATAGTGTCCCTGCCACATGCTTTCCCTCTGCAGCTGGTATGGCTTGCTCATGGGACACAGCCCTATTAGAAAGGGTCGGAGAGGCGCTAGGAAAGGAATGTCAAGCTGAGGATGTCGCTGTTTTACTCGGACCAGGGACGAACATTAAACGTTCGCCGTTATGTGGGCGAAATTTTGAATACTTCTCAGAAGACCCTTATCTCTCTTCTCAACTCGCTTCAAGTCATATTAAAGGTGTTCAAAGTCAGGGTGTGGGGACATCCCTAAAGCATTTTGCCGCTAATAATCAGGAGCATCGTAGAATGTCAACTGACGCTAGGATTGACGAGAGAACACTAAGAGAAATTTATTTAGCCAGTTTTGAGACGGCCGTAAAAGAGGCGGAGCCATGGACCGTGATGTGTGCCTATAACAAGGTTAATGGTGAATACGCTTCGGAGAACGAAACCTTACTCACGGACATTTTAAGAGAAGAGTGGGGATATGAAGGGGTTGTCGTTTCAGATTGGGGTGCAGTTAATGAGCGTGTCGATGCACTTAAAGCCGGACTAGAGTTAGAGATGCCAGCCAACAACGGCATTGGTGACCAAAAGATCATAAACGCTGTACAAGAAGGAACTCTATCAGAGAGCACGCTGGATACTGCAGTCGAAAGGCTTTTGACTATGATCTTCAAGGCAGTTGAGAACCAGAAGGATACCACATCCTTTGATCAAGAAAAGCATCATCAGCTAGCCAGAGAAGTGGCCCAGGAAAGTATGGTCTTACTAAAGAATGAGAATGACATTCTTCCGCTGAAAAAGCAGGCAAATGTTGCTGTCATCGGAGCATTTGCACAGCAACCAAGATACCAAGGGGGCGGAAGCTCACATGTTAATCCAACGAAACTAGACAATATCTATGATGAATTAGTGAAAACAGCCGATCCCCAAGCGGCATTTAGTTTTGCTGAAGGTTATACATTAAAGTCTGATGATATTGAACCAACACGGATTGAGGAAGCGAAAAAAGTGGCCGCCCAATCAGATGTTACGGTGGTGTTTGCTGGGCTCCCTGATCATTATGAATCTGAAGGCTATGATCGTACCCATTTGCACATTCCTGAGAATCAACGCGTGCTCATTGAGGCGATCACAGAAGTTCAAAGTCATATTGTGGTTGTACTCCTAAATGGTGCTCCAGTCGAGATGCCTTGGTTAGATAAGGTTCAGGGTGTATTAGAAGGCTATTTAGGTGGGCAAGCACTGGGTGGCGCTATTGCTGATCTATTATATGGTGTAGCGAATCCGAGTGGCAAACTAGCGGAAACTTTCCCAGAAACACTTAGTCACAACCCGTCCTATCTTAACTTCCCTGGAGAAGGAGACACAGTAGATTACAAAGAGGGCCTATTTGTGGGATATCGCTATTATGATACTAAGGATATCAAACCTTTATTTCCATTTGGTTATGGGTTAAGCTATACAACCTTTGAGTATACAAACATAAGTTTAAGTACGCCAGAGATGCATAGTACAGACGAGTTAACGGTGTCTGTCAACATTAAAAACACAGGACAACAGGCAGGAAAAGAAGTCGTACAGCTTTATGTATGTGATAAAGAAAGCACAGTGGTTCGACCGAAAAAGGAACTTAAGGCGTTTGACAAAGTGGATTTACAGCCAGGAGAGGAGAAAAGGGTCACGCTTACCCTCAATCAACGTTCATTCGCTTATTACGATGAAGATTTAAAGGATTGGGTCGTTGAAAGTGGTGATTTTGACATCTTAGTGGGGTCATCCTCAGCTGATATCCACCTTACTGAACACGTTTATGTACATGGTTCTAAGCCAGAACAAACCTTTACAATCACACGTAATACCACAATAGGTGACTTATTAGATCATCCCGTATATGCATCGACTATGAAACAGACCTTGCAAGACATTAATAAGAAAAGCGGAATGTTTGCCGCTATGCAAGATGAAGAGGAAGCATCGGAAATGATGGCCGCAATGGTCAAATACATGCCTTTAAGAGGTCTGGTCGCTTTTAATAGTCAACATTTTGATGAGCAAATGTTGAACGCGCTGATTGACAAGCTTACTGGCTTAGAAGGATAA
- a CDS encoding MFS transporter, which produces MRTETSQIGVSTPEVTTQAEAKLSFKEKLGYGLGDFASNLIFMAVGAFVVFYYTDVIGVSGAVIGTIILVSRLLDGLTDIGMGAIVDKTTSKHGKARPWLLWMAIPYAIGTILLFSVPDFSTLGKFIYIAVTYNIIHLIYTAINIPYGVLNSLMTQDQYQRATLNLFRMFMATAAATFILYFTLPFVSAFGGGERGWQVTFSIFGCLAAVIFIITFYTTKERVIPTNNKAQSKVPLKLGIKALIKNKYWIIMVLFGLVTYTGMGLQNGVNVYYAQYILNDPDWVGPIGLASTIPIMVGLLLVAPLIKKMGKRNAIICGIILTIIGSVIMLIEPENATLILVGTVIRALGMVPVVGSIFAMLADTIEYGEWKSGLRTEGLVYSAGSFGTKVGMGFGAAMLGWGLSLGGYNGTLEVQSATAINAIIFLFIFIPVMIAAAQLILMYLYRLDQEYPQILKDLQQRQDSNQ; this is translated from the coding sequence ATGCGCACGGAAACGAGTCAAATTGGCGTATCAACACCAGAGGTCACAACGCAAGCAGAAGCTAAGCTCAGCTTCAAAGAGAAATTAGGTTATGGACTTGGTGATTTTGCAAGTAATCTTATTTTTATGGCAGTGGGTGCCTTTGTTGTATTTTATTATACTGATGTGATTGGCGTATCTGGCGCCGTAATAGGAACGATTATTCTGGTGTCACGGTTACTTGATGGGTTAACTGACATTGGTATGGGGGCAATCGTTGATAAAACGACATCCAAACATGGCAAAGCACGACCATGGCTGTTATGGATGGCTATCCCTTATGCCATAGGAACGATTCTATTATTTAGTGTGCCAGATTTTAGTACGTTAGGAAAGTTTATTTATATTGCAGTGACCTATAATATCATCCACTTAATCTATACTGCGATTAATATTCCGTATGGTGTCCTCAACTCCTTAATGACTCAGGATCAATACCAGCGTGCCACGCTAAATTTATTCCGTATGTTTATGGCTACGGCTGCGGCCACATTTATTTTGTATTTTACCCTTCCATTTGTAAGCGCTTTTGGTGGAGGTGAACGAGGATGGCAAGTGACCTTTTCAATTTTCGGTTGTTTAGCTGCTGTCATTTTCATTATTACTTTCTATACGACAAAAGAAAGAGTCATTCCAACCAACAACAAGGCACAATCAAAAGTGCCGCTGAAGTTAGGCATAAAAGCACTGATTAAAAACAAATACTGGATCATCATGGTGCTATTCGGTTTAGTGACTTATACAGGAATGGGATTACAGAACGGAGTCAATGTCTATTACGCTCAGTACATCTTAAACGACCCCGACTGGGTAGGACCGATAGGGTTGGCCAGTACCATTCCTATTATGGTCGGTCTATTGCTAGTAGCGCCGCTCATAAAAAAAATGGGCAAGCGGAACGCTATTATCTGTGGTATCATTCTGACTATCATAGGGTCAGTAATCATGTTAATTGAACCTGAGAATGCGACCTTAATCCTAGTTGGTACCGTCATTAGAGCATTGGGGATGGTTCCAGTGGTGGGATCGATCTTCGCCATGCTTGCTGACACGATAGAGTATGGAGAATGGAAGTCAGGCTTGAGAACAGAAGGCCTCGTATATAGTGCGGGTAGCTTCGGAACCAAAGTCGGAATGGGATTCGGTGCGGCTATGTTAGGGTGGGGTCTCTCACTAGGTGGCTATAACGGAACGTTGGAGGTACAGTCAGCCACAGCTATAAACGCCATTATATTCTTGTTTATCTTTATTCCAGTGATGATTGCGGCTGCTCAACTTATATTAATGTACCTGTATCGCTTGGATCAAGAATACCCTCAGATATTAAAAGACTTACAACAGCGCCAAGACTCAAATCAGTAG
- a CDS encoding MFS transporter, with translation MKVGDLFRFGDERIQVLHLTMIAFFVSFFTWFNMAPLAMTMMESMNWLTQEHIAALGILNVALTIPARIVVGMLLDRFGPRVVYAALLITMSIPTFIFAFGTTWAQLAISRLLLSSIGASFVIGVRMVAEWFPPKQIGFSEAFYAGWGNFGSAAAAMTLPWIALTLFGGDEGWRYSIAFTGVMCFIYGIIYYMNVTDTPQGKKYVRPKHTAAMEVSSWSDLVQLIIWTVPLVGALGLLAWRLRELGFISTTLLHGTYIVLSFVFVYQIVRILQVNIPILKRGVPEDDRYQFKNVGALNLTYFANFGAELAIVSMLPLFFTVLFSLPPTYAGIIAASFAFVNLFARPLGGWLSDRMGNRRRTMLIYMFGITIGLLGMSTIDAGWPLFLAIAMTVFTSLFIQGAEGATFAIIPMIKKRMTGQIAGMAGAYGNVGAVVYLTLYTLVTPQQFFLILAGGALMSFVCCLLWLEEPKNAFAEDYEVSSVDFAEREVAATTDQDSHKRVGQLDMTSYKSEYKS, from the coding sequence ATGAAAGTAGGAGATTTATTTAGATTCGGTGACGAACGAATCCAAGTCTTGCATTTAACCATGATTGCTTTTTTTGTTTCCTTCTTTACGTGGTTTAACATGGCCCCCTTAGCCATGACCATGATGGAGTCGATGAACTGGTTAACACAGGAACACATTGCCGCGCTAGGTATATTAAATGTGGCTCTAACGATTCCAGCAAGAATTGTTGTTGGCATGCTGTTAGACCGATTCGGTCCCCGGGTTGTGTACGCTGCTTTATTAATCACGATGTCTATACCCACGTTTATCTTTGCTTTCGGGACGACTTGGGCTCAGTTAGCTATTTCACGACTGCTTCTTAGTAGTATTGGTGCTAGCTTTGTGATTGGTGTCCGTATGGTAGCCGAATGGTTCCCTCCCAAACAGATAGGATTTTCCGAAGCTTTCTATGCTGGATGGGGCAACTTCGGTTCTGCAGCAGCTGCGATGACACTCCCTTGGATTGCGCTCACCCTTTTTGGTGGGGACGAAGGATGGCGCTACAGTATTGCCTTTACAGGTGTTATGTGTTTCATTTACGGGATCATTTACTATATGAATGTAACGGATACACCTCAGGGGAAAAAATATGTGCGCCCAAAGCACACGGCTGCTATGGAAGTCAGTTCTTGGTCTGACTTGGTACAGCTTATCATTTGGACAGTTCCACTGGTGGGGGCCCTTGGGTTGCTCGCTTGGCGCTTACGAGAATTAGGGTTTATATCCACTACACTACTGCATGGCACATACATCGTACTGAGCTTCGTTTTTGTTTATCAAATAGTCAGAATTTTGCAAGTCAATATCCCAATATTAAAACGAGGCGTGCCCGAGGATGATCGCTATCAATTTAAAAATGTTGGGGCCCTCAACCTAACTTATTTCGCTAACTTTGGTGCTGAATTAGCCATCGTTTCAATGTTGCCCCTGTTCTTTACCGTACTCTTTTCTTTACCCCCTACATACGCAGGTATCATTGCGGCGTCCTTTGCCTTTGTTAACCTCTTCGCCCGGCCGTTAGGAGGATGGCTTTCCGACCGCATGGGAAATCGCAGAAGAACGATGCTCATCTACATGTTTGGCATTACGATAGGATTATTGGGTATGTCGACAATAGATGCCGGTTGGCCACTCTTTTTAGCGATCGCCATGACCGTCTTTACTTCCCTATTCATTCAAGGGGCTGAGGGGGCCACCTTTGCCATCATACCCATGATCAAGAAACGTATGACGGGACAAATTGCAGGTATGGCTGGTGCGTATGGTAATGTAGGCGCTGTGGTTTATTTAACCCTATATACCTTGGTCACGCCTCAACAATTCTTCCTGATACTAGCAGGAGGGGCGTTAATGAGTTTTGTATGTTGTTTACTGTGGTTAGAGGAGCCTAAAAATGCTTTTGCTGAAGATTACGAGGTGTCTTCTGTAGATTTCGCCGAACGAGAGGTGGCTGCCACCACTGATCAAGACAGTCATAAAAGAGTCGGACAGCTAGACATGACTTCATACAAATCTGAATACAAATCTTAA